A region from the Bacteroidota bacterium genome encodes:
- a CDS encoding BamA/TamA family outer membrane protein has protein sequence MMGPAPTILLKSFFTLLLVVWIIQESLLAQVPDSTGKQLILRVDFEGVKSIDEDFLAGNIQTRQNYWLINKSVKPGLWLYRTFGFIFPETRFSSLNYVGNYFRNNFGEAPIYFSDINLADDRSYLEQYYRYLGFFRIRVDTATVRSPDGVKVTFRINEGPQGKLETIRYDLPQKDEAQIARVVYNNQIVKEGEPWSVFKIRDERARILSSLQEKGYAFTQSDSITVVADTTGFPDISLTLVVRPSSKSVVAGQSMTIYTNSIDSGERLRDTLSVNGIRIRTTSSRELKPDIITRHIDLESGELFSPGRRVNTLRNLNELGVFNSVNVSIDSLAYDRVNDQYEVYTAYTMQMAPKHEIRPQIRLDDKSDGSFGSDLIYTNKNIFNAAENLRISVGGSVQIPASLTGNKTEYSEWSVNGGIDLNFPYFMGTSNRSQISARWQQASKTALQRATNKREPYDLTIITTGLRVQWRHAEYTRSYIDILEVNWVKAGKSYFTTLTDDRRLREPYVNSVFRWTTQWLNTNIIERNYGGSQEISLEESGLIPRLLSTTVDKSDVQTSEDGQTGRIFGVNYYQYLKLQTDLRWYIPVTTTDNYAFKLVLGYITPYGISKDTPEINRFFGGGITSLRGWLPTELGPGSLPRSAADSTSRGYFDIKLEGSVEYRKKWNSDWGYALFVDYGNLWNREGKPGSFTFKNLYREIAVNYGVGIRYFLPIGPARLDFAWKAWNPSAPAGQRWLPSTYRLNDPGGFFDQMSFYIGIGHSF, from the coding sequence GTGATGGGTCCGGCTCCAACCATTTTGTTAAAATCCTTCTTCACACTCCTTCTGGTCGTCTGGATTATACAGGAATCCCTGTTGGCCCAGGTGCCCGATTCGACTGGCAAACAACTCATTCTGAGAGTTGATTTCGAAGGAGTTAAAAGCATCGATGAAGATTTCCTTGCAGGAAACATCCAGACCAGACAGAATTACTGGCTGATTAATAAATCGGTAAAACCCGGATTATGGCTTTACCGAACCTTCGGCTTTATTTTTCCTGAAACCCGTTTTTCTTCACTGAATTATGTCGGGAACTATTTCAGGAACAATTTTGGTGAAGCGCCCATTTATTTCTCAGATATCAATCTGGCCGACGACCGCTCCTATCTTGAGCAGTACTACAGGTATCTGGGTTTCTTCCGGATCCGTGTGGATACGGCGACCGTGCGTTCTCCCGATGGTGTAAAGGTGACATTCCGGATAAACGAGGGGCCGCAGGGCAAACTTGAAACCATCCGGTACGACCTCCCGCAGAAGGATGAGGCACAAATTGCCAGGGTGGTCTACAACAACCAGATTGTTAAGGAAGGCGAACCCTGGTCCGTTTTTAAAATCCGTGATGAACGCGCCCGGATTCTTTCTTCCCTTCAGGAAAAAGGTTACGCATTCACACAATCCGACTCGATTACAGTGGTGGCCGATACCACAGGCTTTCCTGACATTTCCCTTACGCTCGTCGTCAGGCCCAGTTCTAAAAGTGTGGTGGCTGGCCAATCCATGACCATCTATACCAACAGCATCGATTCTGGTGAACGGTTGCGTGATACCCTGTCGGTCAATGGAATCAGAATCAGGACAACCAGCAGCAGAGAGCTTAAACCTGATATTATTACCCGGCATATTGATCTGGAATCGGGCGAGTTGTTTTCTCCGGGACGGCGGGTTAACACCCTGCGTAATCTGAATGAATTGGGTGTTTTTAACTCGGTGAATGTTTCGATTGATAGCCTGGCCTATGATCGGGTAAACGACCAGTATGAGGTGTATACAGCCTACACCATGCAAATGGCCCCCAAACATGAAATCCGCCCGCAGATTCGGTTAGATGATAAAAGCGACGGTTCTTTCGGTTCGGATCTGATCTATACCAATAAAAATATATTCAATGCTGCCGAAAACCTTCGCATCAGTGTGGGGGGGAGTGTTCAGATTCCAGCCTCACTCACCGGGAATAAAACTGAATACAGTGAGTGGAGTGTGAATGGCGGTATCGATCTTAATTTTCCCTATTTCATGGGAACCTCCAATCGCTCTCAGATTTCTGCAAGATGGCAGCAAGCGTCGAAAACGGCCCTGCAGCGTGCAACCAACAAACGCGAACCCTATGACCTGACCATCATCACCACCGGTCTTCGCGTTCAGTGGCGGCATGCGGAATACACCCGCTCCTACATCGATATCCTTGAAGTGAACTGGGTAAAGGCAGGTAAGTCTTATTTCACCACCCTGACCGATGACCGGCGTTTGCGGGAACCTTACGTGAACAGCGTGTTCCGCTGGACCACCCAATGGCTGAATACAAACATCATCGAAAGAAATTATGGCGGCAGCCAGGAAATCTCTCTTGAAGAATCCGGCTTGATTCCCAGACTTTTGAGTACCACGGTTGATAAGTCGGATGTGCAGACATCGGAAGATGGTCAGACCGGCCGGATTTTTGGTGTCAACTATTATCAGTACCTGAAGTTACAGACCGATCTGCGTTGGTACATCCCAGTCACCACCACAGATAACTATGCGTTTAAGCTCGTATTGGGTTATATCACACCTTATGGTATTTCGAAAGATACCCCCGAAATCAACCGGTTCTTTGGTGGAGGAATCACCAGTCTGAGGGGCTGGCTTCCCACCGAACTTGGACCGGGAAGTCTACCAAGATCAGCAGCCGACAGCACCTCCCGGGGGTATTTTGATATCAAACTCGAGGGATCGGTCGAATATCGTAAAAAGTGGAATTCAGACTGGGGATATGCCTTGTTTGTGGATTACGGTAACCTGTGGAATCGGGAAGGAAAACCGGGTTCGTTCACTTTTAAGAACCTCTACCGGGAAATTGCAGTGAATTACGGTGTGGGAATCCGGTATTTTCTGCCTATCGGGCCCGCCAGACTCGATTTTGCCTGGAAAGCCTGGAATCCATCGGCACCTGCCGGTCAGCGGTGGTTACCTTCCACCTACCGTCTGAATGATCCCGGTGGCTTTTTTGACCAGATGTCGTTTTATATCGGCATCGGTCACTCGTTCTGA
- a CDS encoding DUF2795 domain-containing protein, producing MYWTMELAAHLNDAPWPCTKAELIDFAYRTGAPYEVIENLQALEDDEEVYENMEEIWPDFPTSSEFYYSDEDEY from the coding sequence ATGTATTGGACAATGGAACTGGCTGCCCATCTGAACGATGCCCCCTGGCCATGCACCAAAGCTGAACTAATCGATTTCGCCTATCGGACCGGTGCCCCATATGAGGTTATTGAGAACCTTCAGGCCCTGGAAGACGATGAGGAAGTTTATGAAAACATGGAGGAAATCTGGCCGGACTTTCCTACCAGCAGTGAATTCTATTATTCCGACGAAGACGAATATTAA
- a CDS encoding M23 family metallopeptidase, with protein MFKKTGKYILDPHTLQLVEVRRTFSHYLFWFGLILFTSSILSTATLYLFGDVLESEYSRSLKVENESLRQQIGKFAEKIASFNSVVSNLASKDEQLRVLVDLPSLDQDSRKAGVGGTSENQMVTGDVDIDKMLNSTRLALDQIDRQLQIQKESYDLIYQQYKLNSQYFDNFPALKPARGRLTSGFGSRIHPIYKIQRPHQGIDISLPRGTPVYATGGATVDFVGGNPRTGYGRLVILDHGFGLKTYYAHLSTVAVKKGQKVKRGDVIAYSGNTGVSTSPHLHYEVHWNRKPQDPSLFFLNDLDPIEYAIAIHQADKDRPSLD; from the coding sequence ATGTTCAAAAAAACAGGTAAATACATACTCGATCCGCACACCCTGCAGTTGGTGGAAGTCCGCAGGACTTTCTCTCACTACCTCTTTTGGTTCGGGTTGATTCTGTTTACCTCCTCCATTCTGAGCACTGCAACCCTCTATCTGTTCGGCGATGTTCTGGAAAGCGAGTATTCACGCAGCCTTAAGGTTGAGAATGAATCGCTCCGGCAGCAGATCGGAAAGTTTGCCGAAAAAATTGCCTCTTTTAATTCGGTGGTATCCAATCTGGCCAGCAAAGATGAGCAATTGCGGGTGCTGGTCGATTTACCTAGTCTGGACCAGGATTCCAGAAAGGCCGGAGTGGGTGGTACTTCTGAGAATCAGATGGTAACCGGCGATGTGGATATTGATAAGATGCTCAATTCCACCCGTCTGGCTCTGGATCAGATTGACAGGCAACTGCAGATACAGAAAGAATCTTACGATCTGATCTACCAGCAATACAAATTAAACAGTCAGTATTTTGACAACTTCCCTGCATTGAAACCAGCACGCGGAAGACTGACCTCTGGTTTTGGGTCCAGGATTCATCCGATCTATAAAATTCAGCGGCCTCATCAGGGAATCGATATTTCACTTCCGAGGGGAACCCCGGTTTATGCCACCGGAGGAGCAACCGTGGATTTTGTGGGAGGCAACCCAAGAACCGGATACGGCCGGCTGGTGATTCTCGACCACGGATTCGGACTCAAGACTTATTACGCCCACCTTTCAACCGTGGCAGTGAAGAAAGGCCAGAAGGTTAAACGTGGCGATGTCATTGCTTACTCGGGCAACACCGGTGTGTCCACTTCACCGCACCTGCACTATGAAGTCCATTGGAACCGGAAACCTCAGGATCCCTCTTTATTCTTCCTCAATGATCTCGACCCGATCGAATACGCCATCGCTATTCATCAGGCCGATAAAGATCGCCCCAGCCTCGACTGA
- a CDS encoding HPr kinase/phosphorylase, translating into MKLGPLIRRQEITVRFLADRLVHRLRVPLEQVNEVDASAKTIREREIHRPGLALAGFTDLFTYHRVQVLGNTECRFLNKLNPEQRRQAFSTLLAYEIPCIIMTDSNKNTDYPELTELATEKGIPLFTTTYESSKLIYLVTDFLDDQFSPQQSVHGVFLDVYGIGILITGRSGIGKSEIGLDLIERGHRLVSDDVVMITRKGEGILMGSSNNMVQHFMEIRGVGIIDIRSIFGVRAIRFQKRVEIVVELLDWNPDEEYTRTGLDTVYAEILGVKIPKIELAIFAGKNVTVILETVALNHLLKHYGYDSAQVFADKLQSAIERKTRVKAGEEPDRTTEYFEHDFE; encoded by the coding sequence ATGAAACTGGGACCTCTTATCCGTCGTCAGGAAATCACAGTCAGGTTTTTGGCCGATCGGTTGGTTCACCGGCTCCGGGTTCCCCTCGAGCAGGTGAATGAAGTTGATGCATCAGCCAAGACGATCAGGGAACGCGAAATCCACAGACCCGGACTGGCCCTGGCTGGCTTTACCGACCTGTTTACCTATCACCGGGTCCAGGTGCTCGGTAATACTGAATGCCGGTTTCTGAATAAACTGAACCCCGAGCAGCGGCGTCAGGCGTTCAGCACCCTGCTTGCCTACGAGATTCCCTGTATCATCATGACGGATTCCAATAAAAACACCGACTATCCCGAGTTAACCGAACTGGCGACCGAGAAGGGGATTCCCCTGTTCACAACAACTTATGAATCCTCCAAACTGATTTACCTTGTCACCGACTTTCTGGATGATCAGTTTAGTCCGCAGCAATCGGTACACGGGGTATTCCTTGATGTGTACGGGATCGGAATTCTTATTACCGGGCGCAGCGGGATCGGCAAGTCAGAGATTGGTCTGGACCTGATCGAGAGAGGCCACCGGCTGGTTTCTGATGACGTGGTCATGATTACCCGTAAAGGAGAAGGCATCCTGATGGGCAGTTCCAACAACATGGTCCAGCATTTTATGGAAATCAGGGGAGTTGGAATCATCGACATACGGTCCATTTTCGGGGTTCGTGCCATCCGGTTCCAGAAACGGGTTGAGATTGTTGTTGAATTGCTTGACTGGAATCCGGATGAGGAATACACCCGCACCGGGCTCGATACCGTCTATGCCGAGATTCTCGGGGTGAAAATACCAAAAATTGAACTGGCCATTTTTGCCGGGAAGAATGTAACGGTTATCCTCGAAACAGTAGCCCTGAATCACCTGCTGAAACATTATGGCTATGATTCTGCCCAGGTTTTTGCCGATAAACTTCAATCTGCCATCGAAAGGAAAACCAGAGTAAAGGCAGGAGAAGAGCCCGACCGGACCACCGAATACTTTGAACATGATTTCGAATAA
- the raiA gene encoding ribosome-associated translation inhibitor RaiA, with protein MNTFLTARHFNAREDLKNYIMDATAKLEKYYDGIIDCRVTLDYEQNEKHNGNRTKIVEIKVTVFNQIMKSKETSEHFEVAVDAAIDDIIKQLKKYKETHRAH; from the coding sequence ATGAATACGTTTCTGACTGCCAGACATTTCAACGCACGCGAAGACCTGAAAAATTACATCATGGATGCAACGGCAAAACTGGAAAAGTACTATGATGGAATCATTGACTGCCGGGTAACTCTCGATTATGAACAGAATGAAAAACACAATGGCAACCGGACAAAAATCGTTGAAATCAAAGTGACGGTTTTTAATCAGATTATGAAATCAAAGGAAACATCCGAGCATTTTGAGGTGGCGGTAGATGCAGCCATCGATGATATTATCAAGCAACTGAAGAAATACAAAGAAACCCACCGGGCCCACTGA
- a CDS encoding tyrosine recombinase, with the protein MRNFLPKFLRYLQVERNYSGHTLIAYQTDLDQFISWLETENHSLHIHEVTLSDLRGYLASLFSSGLSRKSISRKVASLRAFFRYARRSGSVSVNPAVSLSFPKTSRNLPEFLSEETITRLMAQPDVTHWMGLRDRLVLELFYSTGIRLSELTNLKISDYEPAHQTIRVWGKGSKNRIVPVGTSCAHLLSEWMVSRQSIGSGTDRMFVTDKEQPVNPGFIQRLVKKYLLPVTEVKKKSPHLLRHTFATHMIDHGADLRAVKDFLGHESLSTTQIYTHVSVERLKSVYKQAHPTATHDKETL; encoded by the coding sequence ATGAGAAACTTCCTTCCGAAATTCCTTCGCTATCTGCAGGTTGAACGGAATTATTCCGGCCACACACTGATTGCATATCAGACCGACTTGGACCAGTTTATCAGCTGGCTCGAAACTGAAAATCACTCTCTCCACATACATGAAGTGACTCTCTCAGACCTGAGAGGGTATCTGGCTTCATTGTTTTCATCGGGCCTTTCCAGAAAAAGTATCTCACGCAAGGTTGCATCCCTGCGGGCCTTTTTCAGGTATGCCCGTCGGTCCGGATCCGTTTCGGTAAACCCGGCTGTGTCCCTTTCTTTTCCCAAAACCAGTCGCAATCTGCCCGAATTTCTTTCGGAAGAGACCATCACCCGGCTGATGGCCCAACCAGATGTCACCCACTGGATGGGGCTTCGGGACCGGCTTGTTCTCGAACTGTTTTACTCCACTGGTATCCGGTTAAGTGAACTGACCAATCTGAAAATATCGGATTATGAGCCTGCCCACCAGACAATTCGTGTGTGGGGAAAAGGATCAAAAAACCGGATTGTTCCGGTGGGAACCTCCTGTGCACATCTGTTGTCTGAATGGATGGTCAGCCGTCAGTCCATCGGGTCCGGAACGGACCGGATGTTTGTGACTGATAAGGAACAACCTGTTAATCCGGGATTCATTCAGCGTTTGGTTAAAAAGTATCTGTTACCGGTCACCGAGGTGAAAAAGAAAAGTCCTCACCTGCTGAGGCACACGTTTGCCACCCATATGATTGACCATGGTGCCGATCTGAGAGCGGTTAAGGATTTTCTGGGACATGAATCCCTGTCAACGACTCAGATTTACACTCACGTCAGTGTGGAAAGACTGAAATCTGTTTATAAACAAGCACATCCTACAGCAACCCATGATAAGGAGACTCTATGA
- the topA gene encoding type I DNA topoisomerase: MPKSLVIVESPTKAKTISKYLGKDYIIESSAGHIKNLPERKLGINVDSGYTPEYETIKGKADVIKKIKDAAKKADQVFLATDPDREGEAIAWHLAKEVGKPDSSIHRVLFHEITRDAVIESISNPIRIDDKLVEAQQARRVMDRIVGYQVSPFLWKAIYRGLSAGRVQTAALRLLCEREKEISAFETKEYWSFTGLFKTQTSPAFPAKLFKIDQQAPDIPDEAAASRLNDAILAQSYQIGSVETREVRRNPGAPFITSTLQQDASNRLRFSTKKTMSVAQQLYEGVELDSGEVVGLITYMRTDSVRVSEQAIQAVRSHIATAYGVEYLPKSPRQYKTKKSAQDAHEAIRPTSLNLDPKSVKKSLTADQFKLYELIWNRFVASQMESARFDQTTVDITGGPFQFRATGRVTRFSGFLAVYGDVATEKDSEPDDQNTENGSLPAGLTSGQRTQLTGLTPKQNFTKPPARYTEASLVSELESKAIGRPSTYSSIISTLIDRKYAELKERKFQATEIGMNVYDILVTSFPDLFSYDFTARMEEFLDEIAEGKKQYKAVLDGFYLPLQKQLEGLKKEVTSIRQQMTESSDVICDKCGSPMIIRWGKNGKFLACSNFPACKNTRSLTEPTAAETPKEEPEYIGRACPTCQNPLVKRKGRFGLFIACSTYPVCKYTERIEAPADSLMPCPSCGKGTVREKKSRKGKIFYGCDNYPACDFALWDKPVPGACPSCGHGYRLLKRSKTGDQILCPQCQSSEPAPA, from the coding sequence ATGCCAAAATCTCTGGTTATTGTCGAATCTCCGACAAAAGCAAAAACTATCAGCAAATACCTGGGCAAGGACTATATCATCGAGTCCTCGGCTGGTCATATTAAAAACCTTCCTGAACGGAAACTCGGAATCAATGTGGATTCCGGATACACGCCCGAGTATGAGACCATCAAGGGCAAAGCGGATGTCATTAAAAAAATAAAAGATGCTGCTAAAAAAGCCGACCAGGTCTTTCTGGCCACTGACCCTGACCGGGAAGGTGAGGCCATCGCCTGGCACCTGGCAAAGGAAGTTGGAAAACCGGACTCGTCCATTCACCGGGTACTTTTCCATGAAATCACCCGTGATGCCGTTATTGAAAGTATCAGCAATCCCATCCGGATCGATGACAAACTGGTAGAGGCTCAGCAGGCCCGCCGGGTGATGGACCGTATCGTTGGCTATCAGGTCAGTCCGTTTCTCTGGAAGGCCATTTATCGTGGGTTAAGTGCAGGAAGAGTGCAGACCGCCGCCTTGCGCCTTCTGTGCGAACGGGAAAAGGAAATTTCGGCTTTTGAGACGAAAGAATATTGGTCCTTCACCGGATTGTTTAAAACCCAGACTTCGCCTGCCTTTCCAGCCAAATTGTTTAAAATTGACCAGCAGGCACCAGACATTCCGGATGAAGCGGCAGCTTCCCGCCTGAATGATGCCATTCTTGCTCAGAGCTACCAGATCGGGTCTGTGGAAACCCGCGAAGTTCGCCGGAATCCGGGTGCACCGTTTATTACCAGCACCCTTCAGCAGGATGCCTCGAACCGTCTGCGGTTCTCGACGAAAAAGACCATGTCGGTGGCTCAGCAATTGTATGAAGGTGTTGAACTGGATTCTGGTGAGGTTGTCGGTCTGATCACCTATATGCGTACCGATTCGGTCCGGGTCAGCGAGCAGGCCATCCAGGCTGTCCGTTCCCATATTGCCACTGCCTATGGGGTGGAATATCTGCCGAAAAGTCCACGTCAGTATAAGACAAAGAAAAGTGCACAGGATGCCCACGAAGCCATCCGGCCCACCAGCCTGAATCTTGACCCGAAATCGGTTAAAAAATCGCTTACAGCCGATCAGTTCAAACTGTATGAACTCATCTGGAACCGGTTTGTGGCCAGCCAGATGGAATCTGCCCGGTTTGATCAGACCACGGTGGATATTACCGGCGGACCCTTTCAGTTTCGTGCAACCGGCCGTGTTACCCGGTTTTCCGGATTTCTGGCCGTGTACGGAGATGTGGCAACCGAGAAAGATTCTGAACCGGATGACCAGAATACAGAAAACGGGTCCCTGCCAGCCGGTCTGACATCCGGTCAGCGGACCCAGTTGACGGGTCTGACTCCCAAACAAAACTTTACAAAACCACCCGCCCGATATACCGAGGCGAGTCTGGTGAGTGAACTGGAAAGCAAGGCCATCGGACGCCCTTCAACCTATTCGAGTATCATCTCAACCCTGATTGACCGAAAGTACGCCGAACTGAAAGAGCGGAAGTTTCAGGCCACCGAAATCGGTATGAATGTTTATGATATTCTGGTTACAAGTTTTCCAGATCTGTTCAGTTACGATTTTACAGCCCGGATGGAAGAGTTTCTGGATGAAATCGCCGAAGGTAAGAAACAGTACAAGGCTGTTCTGGACGGATTTTATCTGCCTTTACAAAAGCAGTTGGAAGGTCTGAAAAAAGAGGTGACCTCGATCAGACAACAAATGACTGAGTCATCCGATGTGATTTGCGATAAATGCGGCTCTCCCATGATTATCCGATGGGGTAAAAATGGGAAGTTTCTGGCCTGCTCCAATTTTCCGGCATGTAAAAACACCCGGTCTCTCACAGAACCAACCGCTGCCGAAACGCCAAAAGAAGAACCTGAGTACATTGGACGCGCCTGTCCGACCTGTCAGAATCCGCTGGTCAAAAGGAAGGGCCGGTTCGGGTTGTTTATTGCTTGCTCCACCTACCCGGTTTGTAAATACACCGAACGGATAGAAGCCCCGGCTGACTCACTGATGCCATGTCCATCCTGCGGGAAGGGAACGGTCAGGGAAAAGAAAAGCCGGAAAGGAAAAATCTTTTACGGATGCGATAATTACCCGGCATGCGATTTTGCTCTGTGGGACAAACCGGTTCCGGGAGCCTGCCCATCCTGTGGACATGGCTACCGCCTGCTGAAACGTTCAAAAACAGGTGATCAGATTTTGTGTCCCCAGTGTCAATCGTCTGAACCTGCACCTGCCTGA
- a CDS encoding DUF494 family protein, with product MINTNPITDPAGTSGFRIFSEAERSMIPLEFQGFMISLSSSGLISAEETEILMERLMAENEMIWSLEDLKNLVSSVLYERLGPGGRSIRMIGNEDSPN from the coding sequence ATGATTAACACCAACCCCATCACCGATCCTGCCGGAACATCCGGATTCCGGATCTTCAGTGAGGCCGAACGGTCCATGATCCCGCTTGAATTTCAGGGATTTATGATCAGTTTATCCAGTTCAGGTCTGATTTCAGCCGAGGAAACCGAAATCCTGATGGAGCGTCTGATGGCTGAAAATGAAATGATCTGGTCTCTGGAGGACCTGAAGAACCTGGTCAGTTCGGTTTTGTACGAGCGGCTTGGGCCCGGGGGAAGGTCCATCCGGATGATCGGAAACGAAGACAGTCCGAATTAA
- the ybeY gene encoding rRNA maturation RNase YbeY has product MATIRLFIDHPKPPAIKKRLLIRQAGDVSLHEKVSWESVNIILTTDESLLAMNRTYLQHDYETDVISFGLHEPGKPVVGEIYISLDQARVQAREYKVPVAQEISRLVIHGALHLCGYDDQTISQQEIMRKKEEFYLTKVPD; this is encoded by the coding sequence TTGGCAACCATCCGACTATTCATTGACCACCCCAAACCACCGGCGATTAAAAAACGGTTGCTTATCAGGCAGGCCGGTGATGTTTCGCTGCATGAAAAAGTATCCTGGGAGTCGGTGAATATCATTCTGACCACCGATGAGTCCCTGCTGGCCATGAACCGTACCTATCTGCAGCATGATTATGAAACCGATGTGATTTCCTTCGGTCTGCACGAACCCGGCAAACCGGTGGTTGGAGAAATTTATATCAGTCTTGATCAGGCACGGGTTCAGGCAAGGGAATACAAGGTTCCGGTGGCACAGGAAATCAGTCGCCTGGTGATTCACGGAGCCCTGCATCTCTGCGGATACGATGATCAAACAATTTCCCAGCAGGAAATCATGCGGAAAAAGGAAGAATTTTACCTGACGAAGGTTCCTGATTGA
- a CDS encoding glycosyltransferase family 2 protein, translating into MAFFSIIIPHFSGIDILTDCLDSLYRASGQFEVILVDNGSADDSVSVVRTKFPRVLIHEPGENLGYAGGCTAGAAFAKGDWLVFLNNDTMVDPEWLIQLETAISHNPDATCLQPKILSLQAHRAGRSVFDYAGAAGGRLDWLGYPFAWGRVMDSIEKDEGQYDHSQRLFWSSGTAMVIRRQEAVQLNFFVPAFFAHMEEIDLCWRLLSAGGQVISVPASVVWHLGGQTLALGHPRKMYLNHRNNWLMVIKNTPVPYLVMISPFRILLDLLAGLSYSKKQGWEGFKIILRAWKWLWTNRKVLADLRRQNQSTIRWKGFRRVFKQMDPVPVVVRRALQAGKVF; encoded by the coding sequence ATGGCTTTTTTTTCGATTATTATTCCCCATTTCAGCGGAATAGACATTCTGACGGATTGTCTGGATTCCCTTTACAGGGCATCCGGACAGTTCGAAGTGATTCTGGTAGATAATGGGTCCGCAGATGACTCGGTGTCTGTCGTCCGTACGAAGTTCCCCCGGGTCTTGATTCACGAACCCGGTGAAAACCTGGGGTATGCTGGCGGTTGTACAGCCGGTGCTGCCTTTGCCAAGGGTGACTGGCTGGTGTTTCTGAACAACGACACCATGGTCGATCCTGAGTGGTTGATTCAGCTTGAAACAGCCATTTCCCATAATCCCGATGCCACCTGCCTTCAGCCAAAAATCCTTTCACTGCAAGCCCATCGTGCCGGAAGGTCGGTGTTTGACTATGCCGGGGCAGCCGGCGGACGGCTTGACTGGCTGGGTTACCCTTTTGCCTGGGGAAGGGTGATGGATTCCATAGAAAAGGATGAAGGTCAGTATGACCATTCCCAGCGTCTTTTCTGGTCAAGCGGAACTGCCATGGTAATTCGTCGGCAGGAAGCAGTGCAGCTTAACTTTTTTGTCCCCGCATTTTTTGCCCACATGGAGGAAATCGATCTCTGCTGGAGGCTTTTGTCGGCCGGTGGTCAGGTGATATCAGTTCCGGCCAGTGTGGTCTGGCACCTTGGTGGGCAGACACTCGCCCTGGGACATCCGCGCAAAATGTATCTGAATCACCGGAATAACTGGCTGATGGTCATAAAGAATACACCTGTTCCTTATCTGGTCATGATTTCCCCGTTCCGCATCCTGCTCGACCTGCTGGCGGGTCTGTCCTATTCGAAAAAGCAGGGTTGGGAAGGGTTTAAGATCATTCTGCGTGCATGGAAATGGTTATGGACCAACCGGAAGGTTCTGGCAGATTTGCGAAGGCAAAACCAGTCTACCATCCGCTGGAAGGGTTTCCGGCGTGTTTTTAAGCAAATGGACCCCGTTCCGGTGGTGGTCCGGCGGGCGTTGCAGGCAGGTAAGGTTTTTTAA